The following are encoded in a window of Allosphingosinicella indica genomic DNA:
- the rpmE gene encoding 50S ribosomal protein L31, whose translation MKADTHPDYHMIKVQMTDGTVFETRSTWGSEGDTLQLDIDPKVHPAWTGGTRLVEKGGQVARFNKRFGGLSLGKK comes from the coding sequence ATGAAGGCCGATACCCACCCCGACTATCACATGATCAAGGTGCAGATGACCGACGGCACCGTGTTCGAGACGCGCTCCACCTGGGGCAGCGAGGGCGACACGCTGCAGCTCGACATCGATCCCAAGGTCCACCCGGCGTGGACCGGCGGCACCCGCCTGGTCGAAAAGGGCGGTCAGGTCGCGCGCTTTAACAAGCGCTTCGGCGGTCTCAGCCTCGGCAAGAAATAA
- a CDS encoding TonB-dependent receptor plug domain-containing protein codes for MMSLLLLLAANAASAEILVTASLTPVDEANSPASATVIDARRVDALGEAQTIDLLRLVPGVSVAQTGARGSQAQVRIRGAEANHSLLFIDGIRFTDPAAGNEARFETLTADGIGRIEVVRGPQSALWGSEAIGGVIALETPDAAPGLSISGLGEYGSRDSLRLAGTVAAGGERGGATLTVSRQESDGIDILGGGGGDRDGYGNTTIGLKGVARPAENAEFGVAARYVDAYAEFDGTDPLTFLRADTDDNSTTRTGAVRVWATLGTDPGTPWRFTVDGQYLGSANRNFDGDVPLNRSFGDRFAVSGKLERRLDLGGTRHSLIALVEREDESFKARDQEFGGFTDQDRTRGRTAFVGEWRADWGDVLTTDLAVRHDDFNRFADETTFRAGALARLGGGFAIAGSYGEGIAQPTFFDLYGFFPGSFVGNPDLIPERSREFELGLRWQSERAALSVTAFDARLRDEIVGTFDSTTFLSSAANATGISKRRGVELAGALTPIDGLRLSANYTWLDAKDQQVAGTPRLREVRRPRHSANAAFDYEAGPLTLGGSVAYVGKRRDTDFDLFPAATVMLGDYALVGFRAAYRLTSAIEAFGRIENAFDADYQDVVGYATPGRAVHAGLRLRFGA; via the coding sequence ATGATGTCTCTGCTCTTGTTACTCGCGGCCAACGCCGCATCCGCCGAAATTCTCGTCACCGCTTCGCTGACCCCGGTCGATGAGGCGAACAGCCCTGCCAGCGCCACCGTGATCGACGCCCGCCGCGTCGATGCGCTGGGCGAAGCGCAGACCATCGATCTGCTCCGGCTCGTCCCCGGCGTGTCGGTCGCGCAGACCGGCGCGCGCGGCAGCCAGGCGCAGGTCCGCATCCGCGGCGCCGAGGCGAACCACAGCCTGCTGTTCATCGACGGCATCCGCTTTACCGATCCCGCCGCGGGCAATGAGGCGCGGTTCGAGACGCTGACCGCCGATGGTATCGGTCGGATCGAGGTGGTGCGCGGGCCGCAATCGGCCTTGTGGGGTTCCGAAGCGATCGGCGGCGTCATCGCGCTGGAGACGCCCGATGCGGCGCCCGGCCTCAGCATCTCGGGCCTCGGCGAATATGGCAGCCGCGACAGTCTGCGTCTCGCTGGTACGGTCGCAGCGGGCGGCGAGCGCGGGGGTGCGACCCTCACCGTATCGCGGCAGGAAAGCGACGGCATCGACATCCTCGGCGGCGGCGGCGGCGACCGCGATGGCTACGGCAACACGACCATCGGCCTCAAGGGTGTCGCGCGGCCCGCGGAGAATGCCGAATTCGGCGTCGCGGCGCGCTATGTCGATGCCTATGCGGAGTTCGACGGCACCGACCCGCTGACTTTCCTCCGCGCCGACACCGACGATAATTCGACGACCAGGACGGGCGCAGTGCGCGTCTGGGCGACGCTGGGCACCGATCCCGGCACGCCGTGGCGCTTCACGGTCGATGGCCAGTATCTCGGCAGCGCCAACCGCAATTTCGATGGCGATGTGCCACTCAACCGCAGCTTCGGCGACCGGTTCGCGGTCTCCGGCAAGCTCGAGCGGCGGCTCGATCTCGGCGGCACCCGCCACAGCCTCATCGCGCTCGTCGAGCGCGAGGACGAGAGCTTCAAGGCGCGCGACCAGGAGTTCGGCGGCTTCACCGATCAGGACCGGACGCGCGGCCGCACCGCCTTCGTCGGCGAATGGCGCGCCGACTGGGGCGACGTGCTGACCACCGACCTCGCGGTGCGCCATGACGACTTCAACCGCTTCGCCGACGAGACGACGTTCCGCGCCGGTGCGCTTGCGCGGCTGGGCGGCGGCTTCGCGATCGCCGGTTCCTATGGAGAGGGTATCGCGCAGCCGACCTTCTTCGATCTCTATGGCTTCTTCCCCGGCAGCTTCGTCGGCAATCCGGACCTGATCCCGGAACGATCGCGCGAGTTCGAGCTGGGCCTGCGCTGGCAGAGCGAGCGCGCGGCGCTGTCGGTGACCGCCTTCGATGCGCGGCTGCGCGACGAGATCGTCGGCACGTTCGATTCGACGACCTTCCTGTCGTCGGCGGCGAATGCCACCGGGATCAGCAAGCGCCGGGGCGTCGAGCTGGCAGGCGCACTCACTCCAATCGACGGATTGCGGCTGAGCGCGAACTACACCTGGCTCGACGCAAAGGATCAGCAGGTCGCCGGCACGCCGCGCCTGCGCGAGGTGCGTCGTCCCCGGCACAGCGCCAATGCGGCGTTCGACTATGAGGCCGGTCCCCTGACCCTGGGTGGGTCGGTCGCGTATGTCGGCAAGCGGCGCGACACCGATTTCGACCTGTTCCCGGCCGCGACGGTCATGCTGGGCGACTATGCGCTGGTCGGCTTCCGCGCCGCCTATCGCCTCACGTCGGCGATCGAGGCCTTCGGGCGGATCGAGAATGCGTTCGATGCCGACTATCAGGATGTCGTCGGCTATGCGACGCCGGGACGTGCGGTTCATGCGGGCCTTCGTCTTCGCTTCGGCGCTTAG
- a CDS encoding ABC transporter ATP-binding protein produces MSELLDARDIALPGRLAPSSLMLAAGERVALVGPNGSGKTSLLHAIAGVGKPDGSVRIEGTDPAAVGKAERARLLSYLPAGRDIRWPLLARDVIALGGAAADISDLVAALDLAPLLDRRIDRLSTGERSRVLIARALASRPRLLLLDEPIANLDPLWQIRVFDLLRTMTGQAILMAIHDLDQAQVFATRMLVMQDGGIAADSAPSDIMAGPAIRDIFRIERRDGAWVAAV; encoded by the coding sequence GTGAGCGAATTGCTAGACGCCCGCGACATCGCCCTGCCCGGCCGTTTGGCGCCGTCGTCGCTGATGCTGGCAGCAGGCGAGCGGGTCGCGCTCGTCGGGCCGAACGGCAGCGGCAAGACCAGCCTGCTCCACGCCATCGCCGGGGTCGGCAAGCCAGACGGCAGCGTCCGGATCGAAGGCACAGACCCTGCCGCCGTCGGCAAGGCCGAACGGGCGCGGCTGCTGTCCTACCTCCCGGCCGGGCGGGACATACGATGGCCATTGCTGGCGCGCGACGTGATCGCTTTGGGCGGGGCGGCGGCGGACATCTCCGATCTCGTCGCCGCGCTCGATCTCGCCCCGCTGCTCGACCGCCGCATCGATCGGCTGTCGACCGGAGAACGCAGCCGCGTGCTGATCGCCCGCGCGCTTGCCAGCCGCCCCCGCCTGCTTCTCCTCGACGAGCCGATCGCGAACCTCGATCCGCTCTGGCAGATTCGTGTGTTCGATCTCCTGCGGACGATGACGGGCCAAGCCATTTTGATGGCCATTCACGATCTCGATCAGGCGCAGGTCTTCGCGACGCGAATGCTGGTGATGCAAGACGGCGGGATCGCAGCCGATAGCGCGCCGTCCGACATCATGGCCGGCCCGGCGATACGCGACATTTTCAGGATCGAGCGTCGCGACGGCGCCTGGGTCGCGGCGGTTTAG
- the rseP gene encoding RIP metalloprotease RseP: protein MTLEGPGFLLTVLSFLLVIGPLVFVHEMGHFLVGRYFGVHAETFSIGFGREIAGWTDKRGTRWKIGWLPLGGYVRFKGDMNPASQPTADWLALPAEERNKTFQAKPVWQRFLIVAAGPAINFVFAILIYIALFGSFGEPRTPPVIAGIQENSAAAAAGFEPGDRIVAIQGSRVERFEDIRTYVSLRPGQPLTFLVQREERRIELTGTPASHVMRDRFGNEAKIGLLGIAPGAPQFISLGPIETVVASFRHTADTLDTMVTAIWQIITGQRSVKEMAGPVKMAQISGQQASLGWLNLIEFMALISINLGFINLLPIPLLDGGHLLFYTIEAVRRKPLKPEAQEWAFRTGLAALLALMIFVTLNDLSSLGVWRQLGGLIG, encoded by the coding sequence TTGACCCTGGAAGGCCCCGGCTTCCTGCTCACCGTGCTGAGCTTCCTGCTCGTAATCGGGCCGCTCGTCTTCGTCCACGAGATGGGCCACTTCCTCGTCGGCCGCTATTTCGGCGTCCACGCCGAGACGTTTTCGATTGGCTTCGGCCGCGAGATTGCGGGCTGGACCGACAAACGCGGCACGCGCTGGAAGATCGGCTGGCTCCCGCTCGGCGGCTATGTCCGCTTCAAAGGCGATATGAACCCTGCGAGCCAACCCACTGCGGATTGGCTCGCTCTCCCCGCCGAAGAGCGCAACAAGACGTTCCAGGCCAAGCCAGTCTGGCAGCGTTTCCTGATCGTCGCTGCGGGGCCTGCGATCAACTTTGTCTTTGCTATCCTCATCTACATCGCGCTGTTCGGGAGCTTCGGCGAGCCGCGCACGCCGCCGGTGATCGCCGGTATCCAGGAAAACAGCGCCGCCGCTGCGGCCGGTTTTGAGCCAGGCGATCGCATCGTCGCGATCCAGGGCAGCCGCGTCGAGCGGTTCGAGGACATCCGCACCTATGTCAGCCTGCGCCCCGGCCAGCCGCTGACCTTCCTCGTCCAGCGCGAGGAGCGCCGGATCGAACTGACCGGCACGCCCGCCAGCCACGTGATGAGAGACCGGTTCGGCAACGAGGCCAAGATCGGCCTGCTCGGTATTGCGCCGGGCGCGCCGCAATTCATCTCGCTCGGGCCCATCGAAACCGTCGTGGCCTCGTTCCGCCATACTGCGGACACGCTCGACACGATGGTCACCGCGATTTGGCAGATCATCACCGGGCAGCGATCGGTCAAGGAAATGGCCGGACCAGTGAAGATGGCGCAGATCTCGGGTCAGCAGGCGAGTCTCGGCTGGCTCAATCTCATCGAGTTCATGGCGCTGATCTCGATTAATCTGGGATTCATCAACCTCTTGCCAATCCCGCTGCTCGACGGTGGGCATCTTCTCTTCTACACGATCGAGGCGGTGCGGCGGAAACCCTTGAAGCCGGAGGCGCAGGAATGGGCGTTTCGCACCGGGCTCGCCGCTCTTCTGGCTCTGATGATTTTCGTCACCCTCAACGACTTGTCGTCTTTGGGAGTGTGGAGACAGCTTGGCGGGTTGATCGGTTGA
- a CDS encoding OmpH family outer membrane protein — MNKFVIGAALAALALPAAAPAQRLNPAVVAVVDIGRVFSECTACKAAQTQLQTQLQSLQQRSQALGAPLQTEAQSIETAARALNGKAPDAALQQRVQALQTKQNSANQEIARSEQTFRSTQAHVAQQINARLTPIVNQVMQSRGAAIVVDKGATLAASPSLDVTNDVLAQLNQQLPSVSVTPLPQQAQPQAQQQPQGR, encoded by the coding sequence ATGAACAAATTCGTGATCGGCGCGGCGCTCGCCGCGCTTGCGCTTCCGGCCGCCGCGCCGGCGCAGCGCCTCAATCCGGCCGTCGTCGCAGTCGTCGATATCGGCCGCGTTTTCTCCGAATGCACCGCCTGCAAGGCGGCGCAGACCCAGCTTCAGACCCAGCTCCAGTCGCTGCAGCAGCGCTCGCAGGCGCTTGGGGCTCCGCTGCAGACCGAAGCGCAGTCGATCGAGACCGCGGCGCGTGCGCTGAACGGTAAGGCGCCCGACGCCGCGTTGCAGCAGCGTGTGCAGGCTCTGCAGACCAAGCAGAACAGCGCGAACCAGGAGATCGCCCGCAGCGAGCAGACCTTCCGCTCGACGCAGGCGCATGTCGCGCAGCAGATCAACGCGCGCTTGACGCCGATCGTCAACCAGGTAATGCAGAGCCGCGGCGCCGCGATCGTCGTCGACAAGGGCGCGACGCTCGCCGCTTCGCCGTCGCTCGACGTCACCAACGACGTGCTGGCGCAGCTCAACCAGCAGCTCCCGAGCGTCAGCGTCACGCCGCTGCCGCAGCAAGCGCAGCCGCAGGCCCAGCAGCAGCCGCAGGGCCGCTGA
- the fabZ gene encoding 3-hydroxyacyl-ACP dehydratase FabZ, which yields MDVRRVMAALPHRYPMLLVDRVESLIVDQSIAAIKAVTMNEEFFQGHFPGRPIMPGVLIVEALAQAAGVLAVESLGLAGSGKLVYFMAIDEAKFRTPVEPGCLLRLEVAFVQKRATVCKFAGKAFVDGKLAAQANFTAMIADPPA from the coding sequence ATGGATGTCCGCCGGGTGATGGCCGCGCTGCCGCACCGCTACCCCATGCTCCTTGTCGATCGGGTCGAAAGCTTGATCGTCGATCAGTCGATCGCCGCGATCAAGGCGGTGACGATGAACGAGGAGTTCTTCCAGGGGCATTTCCCCGGCCGCCCGATCATGCCGGGCGTGTTGATCGTGGAGGCGCTGGCGCAGGCCGCCGGCGTTCTCGCGGTCGAAAGCCTCGGCCTCGCCGGTTCGGGCAAGCTCGTCTATTTCATGGCGATCGACGAGGCGAAGTTCCGCACGCCGGTCGAGCCGGGCTGCTTGCTCCGCCTTGAAGTCGCGTTCGTGCAGAAGCGCGCGACCGTCTGCAAATTCGCCGGGAAAGCCTTTGTCGACGGCAAGCTCGCCGCGCAGGCCAATTTCACGGCGATGATCGCCGACCCGCCGGCCTAA
- a CDS encoding GlsB/YeaQ/YmgE family stress response membrane protein produces the protein MGLILALIIGGVIGWLASIVMRTDAQQGIILNVVVGIVGSLLGSFLLGPLLGGGNIMSGALDVRTLLVAFLGAVILLAIVNLFRRGSVR, from the coding sequence ATGGGCCTGATTCTCGCTTTGATCATCGGCGGTGTCATCGGCTGGCTTGCCAGCATCGTGATGCGCACCGACGCCCAGCAGGGCATCATCCTCAACGTGGTTGTCGGCATTGTCGGTTCGCTGCTCGGCAGCTTCCTGCTCGGGCCGCTGCTCGGCGGTGGCAACATCATGAGCGGTGCGCTCGACGTCCGCACGCTGCTCGTTGCGTTCCTGGGTGCGGTGATCCTGCTCGCGATCGTCAATCTCTTCCGTCGCGGCAGCGTGCGCTAA
- a CDS encoding FecCD family ABC transporter permease has protein sequence MSRRVSVVLLATLTALALLSLALPASPLIGLHAENAGLAAAVLTELRLPRTMLALVYGATLGASGAAVQALFANPLASPDLTGTTSGAALGAVITAYLFGFTAPLALSGGAMGGALGALLLLILLAGPRAETATLLLSGLAISALAGALTILALALAPSPFAFYDAYDWLMGSMVDRSQKQLAFAAIPAGLTLALLVRVAPQLDALTLGEEVAQSMGYDIGKLRLKVVCLTALGVGGCVAVCGAIGFVGLVAPIFARRLTGGHPGRAILPAAAIGGALLIAADLVVRLAPLGRTLPVGVVTALLGAPFFLWLVAHMRWSLSR, from the coding sequence ATGAGCCGGCGTGTTTCCGTCGTCCTTCTGGCCACGCTCACGGCGCTGGCGTTGCTCTCGCTCGCTCTTCCGGCCTCGCCGCTGATCGGGCTTCATGCCGAGAATGCCGGTCTGGCCGCCGCCGTCCTCACCGAACTCCGCCTGCCGCGCACGATGCTTGCCCTGGTTTACGGAGCTACATTGGGGGCATCGGGTGCGGCGGTGCAGGCGCTGTTCGCCAATCCCCTCGCCTCGCCCGATCTCACCGGCACGACAAGCGGCGCCGCGCTCGGCGCGGTCATCACGGCTTACCTGTTCGGGTTCACCGCTCCGCTCGCGCTTTCGGGCGGGGCGATGGGCGGCGCACTCGGCGCGTTGCTGTTGCTGATCCTGCTCGCAGGCCCGCGCGCCGAAACCGCGACGCTGCTCCTGTCCGGCCTCGCCATCAGCGCGCTCGCGGGTGCGCTCACTATTCTCGCCTTGGCGCTCGCGCCCTCGCCGTTCGCTTTCTACGACGCCTATGACTGGCTGATGGGATCGATGGTCGATCGCAGCCAGAAACAGCTCGCCTTCGCTGCCATCCCGGCGGGGCTGACGCTTGCGCTGCTGGTCCGGGTCGCGCCACAGCTCGACGCGCTCACCTTGGGTGAAGAGGTGGCGCAATCGATGGGTTACGACATCGGCAAGCTGCGGCTCAAGGTCGTCTGCCTCACCGCGCTTGGCGTCGGCGGCTGCGTCGCGGTGTGCGGCGCGATCGGCTTCGTCGGGCTCGTCGCGCCCATCTTCGCACGGCGGCTGACCGGGGGACATCCCGGGCGCGCTATCCTGCCGGCGGCCGCGATCGGCGGCGCGCTGCTCATCGCCGCCGATCTCGTCGTGCGCCTAGCGCCGCTGGGTCGGACGCTTCCCGTCGGCGTCGTCACTGCGCTCCTTGGCGCGCCCTTCTTCCTTTGGCTCGTCGCCCATATGCGCTGGAGCCTCAGCCGGTGA
- a CDS encoding ABC transporter substrate-binding protein: MRAFVFASALSLAFGAEVGAAPQRVASLNLCTDELLLMIAAPEQIASVTHLSQSKAESPLWRQAARFRRNDGSLLSVAPLKPDLVLTMGGGARDRVRIAETLGIPTLDLGYPGSMADIETSIRRVAKALGREPQGKRLLARIAMLKASTPQRQPDTIWLGGGGRSVGANSLASEWMALAGFRQRALPSDRVTLEQLISKPPEVLLRSDYRAGEYSGEQRWLNHPLARKAGGARVIPTDGRRWTCMGPAMIAEVERLRKVAR; encoded by the coding sequence ATGCGGGCCTTCGTCTTCGCTTCGGCGCTTAGCCTGGCCTTCGGTGCGGAGGTTGGCGCGGCGCCGCAGCGCGTGGCGTCGCTCAACCTCTGCACCGACGAGCTGCTGCTGATGATCGCCGCGCCGGAGCAGATCGCGTCGGTGACGCACCTGTCGCAAAGCAAGGCGGAATCGCCGCTCTGGCGGCAGGCGGCGCGCTTCCGCCGCAACGACGGCAGCTTGCTCTCGGTCGCACCCCTGAAGCCCGATCTGGTGCTGACGATGGGCGGCGGCGCGCGCGATCGCGTCCGCATCGCCGAGACGCTGGGCATCCCGACGCTCGATCTCGGCTATCCGGGCAGCATGGCCGACATAGAAACGAGCATCCGCCGCGTCGCCAAGGCGCTGGGCCGCGAACCGCAAGGCAAGCGCCTCCTTGCGCGGATCGCGATGCTCAAAGCCAGTACACCGCAACGGCAGCCGGACACGATCTGGCTTGGCGGCGGCGGACGATCGGTCGGCGCGAACAGTTTGGCAAGCGAATGGATGGCGCTGGCTGGCTTCCGCCAACGCGCGCTTCCGAGCGATCGCGTGACGCTGGAACAGCTCATCAGCAAGCCGCCGGAAGTTCTGCTGCGCAGCGACTATCGTGCCGGCGAATATTCGGGCGAGCAGCGCTGGCTGAACCACCCGCTTGCGCGCAAGGCGGGCGGCGCGCGCGTGATCCCGACCGACGGACGGCGCTGGACCTGCATGGGGCCCGCGATGATCGCCGAGGTCGAACGGTTGCGGAAGGTGGCGCGATGA
- a CDS encoding GNAT family N-acetyltransferase: MGGGNGVPVLATERLILRAPEAGDLDASAAMWGNEEVVRYVGGKPSTREETWARILRAHGLWSLLGYGYWAVTERVSGRFVGDVGFADFHRAIEPSIDGIPEMGWVLDVWSHGRGYAGEAVAAALQWADEILKAPLTACIIAPENAASIRVADRAGFRRFAAGEYRSAPTLIFHRKWLVA; this comes from the coding sequence TTGGGCGGCGGGAACGGCGTTCCGGTCCTTGCGACCGAACGCCTGATCCTGCGCGCGCCCGAAGCCGGCGATCTCGATGCCTCCGCCGCAATGTGGGGGAATGAGGAGGTCGTGCGCTACGTCGGCGGCAAGCCGTCGACCCGCGAAGAGACCTGGGCGCGTATCCTCCGCGCCCACGGCCTCTGGTCGCTGCTCGGCTACGGCTATTGGGCGGTGACCGAGCGGGTAAGCGGACGCTTCGTCGGTGACGTCGGTTTCGCCGATTTCCACCGCGCGATCGAACCGTCGATCGACGGCATCCCCGAAATGGGTTGGGTGCTTGACGTTTGGAGCCACGGACGCGGCTATGCGGGCGAGGCGGTTGCCGCCGCGCTGCAATGGGCGGACGAAATACTCAAGGCGCCGCTGACTGCCTGCATCATCGCGCCCGAGAATGCGGCCTCGATCCGCGTTGCCGATCGCGCCGGTTTCCGGCGCTTTGCCGCGGGCGAATACAGGTCCGCGCCGACGTTGATTTTTCACAGAAAATGGCTCGTCGCCTAA
- the bamA gene encoding outer membrane protein assembly factor BamA, which translates to MGTILGGTPALAQQAAPAAQAPAATTATPVAVPPVVQPGAGTIRGLAVSGNQRLEAETVLSYTALRLGEPYTRERLDEALRDLYATELFADVQIRDDQGALTIEVRENPVVNRIVLEGNKRLKSDKIQPEIRLSPRQIFTRSKVRADVARIIELYRRQGRFAASIEPKTVQLDQNRVDVVFEIDEGPKSKVRQINVLGNEAFSDGRLRDEMATKQARLTTFFSSNDTYDPDRLAFDQQKLRQFYLTQGYADFRVISAVAELTPDRRDFIITYVVEEGKRYKFGDVKVESDIRDFSGEALTRNLSMKQGDWYDAKKVEDTVTSLTESAGVFGYAFAQASPEFDRDQEALTMSVTFKLQEAPRVYVERVDINGNTNTRDKVIRREFRLAEGDPFNSIRVKRSRDRIQSLGFFQDNLEIQQLPGSSPDRVVLQTNLEERATGELQVSAGFSSLERFLVNLSVRQRNFMGKGQEVRAGVNYSTYSKSIELGFTEPYIFDKNIAAGVDVYRRDYSSFNFINNRRNTTYKQTQTGGQLRAGVPLGEYLSLALRYGLNYDQITLDRDTFFTDPDGPNGPLPLACDPLLAGRYLCDAIGNRITSSIGYSLLYDTLDNRVRPTRGERAVLSQDFAGLGGETKYLRTRLNAAKYWPITESGFIFSVSGEGGHIVSFEDSRGPGIDKVRLTDRFFLGEPDLRGFDIRGVGPRVQRRRFDENGVPIPGRDGLIADDALGGRYYYRARAELELPLGATGKELGLRPSIFADIGALWGITRPLPTANFPDVNGDGILEDLVIPILNSAGQLQCLFPDGTVEGIPNIPGIVCATGSRLVANTIPAFDEQFLGNSPSPRLSIGFGVNWNSPFGPFRIDIARALLKQPGDDTKLFTFNVGTAF; encoded by the coding sequence ATGGGGACAATCCTGGGCGGCACGCCTGCGCTCGCGCAGCAAGCGGCGCCGGCCGCGCAGGCGCCTGCCGCAACCACCGCGACGCCGGTCGCCGTGCCACCGGTGGTCCAGCCCGGCGCGGGCACGATCCGGGGCCTTGCGGTCTCGGGCAACCAGCGGCTCGAGGCGGAGACGGTGCTCTCCTACACCGCACTGCGCCTGGGTGAGCCCTATACGCGCGAGCGGCTCGACGAGGCGCTGCGCGATCTTTACGCGACCGAGCTGTTCGCCGACGTGCAGATCCGCGACGATCAGGGCGCGCTTACCATCGAGGTGCGCGAGAACCCCGTCGTCAACCGCATCGTGCTCGAAGGCAACAAGCGGCTGAAGAGCGATAAGATTCAGCCGGAAATCCGCCTTTCGCCGCGCCAGATCTTCACCCGTTCCAAGGTCCGCGCGGATGTCGCGCGGATCATCGAGCTCTATCGCCGGCAGGGCCGCTTCGCCGCCAGCATCGAGCCGAAGACCGTCCAGCTCGATCAGAACCGCGTCGACGTTGTGTTCGAGATCGACGAGGGACCGAAATCGAAGGTCCGTCAGATCAACGTGCTCGGCAACGAGGCCTTCTCCGACGGCCGCCTGCGCGACGAGATGGCTACCAAGCAGGCGCGCCTCACCACTTTCTTCAGCTCGAACGATACCTACGATCCTGATCGCCTGGCGTTCGACCAGCAGAAGCTCAGGCAGTTCTACCTGACGCAGGGCTATGCCGATTTCCGCGTGATCTCGGCCGTCGCCGAGCTGACGCCCGACCGGCGCGACTTCATCATCACCTACGTGGTCGAGGAAGGGAAGCGCTACAAATTCGGCGACGTGAAGGTCGAGAGCGACATCCGCGACTTCAGCGGCGAGGCGCTCACCCGGAACCTGTCGATGAAGCAAGGCGATTGGTACGACGCCAAGAAGGTTGAGGACACGGTCACCAGCCTGACCGAATCGGCGGGCGTCTTCGGTTATGCGTTCGCGCAGGCCTCGCCCGAGTTCGATCGCGACCAGGAAGCGCTCACCATGTCGGTGACGTTCAAGTTGCAGGAAGCGCCGCGCGTTTATGTCGAGCGCGTCGATATCAACGGCAACACTAATACCCGCGACAAGGTGATCCGCCGCGAATTTCGCCTGGCGGAAGGCGATCCGTTCAACAGCATCCGCGTCAAGCGCTCGCGCGACCGCATCCAGTCGCTTGGTTTCTTCCAGGACAACCTGGAAATCCAGCAGCTTCCGGGTTCGTCGCCGGATCGTGTCGTACTGCAGACCAATCTCGAAGAGCGCGCCACCGGCGAGCTTCAGGTCTCCGCCGGTTTCTCGAGCCTCGAGCGGTTCTTGGTCAACCTGTCGGTGCGCCAGCGCAACTTCATGGGCAAAGGCCAGGAAGTCCGCGCCGGGGTCAATTATTCGACCTATTCGAAGTCGATCGAGCTGGGTTTCACCGAGCCTTACATTTTCGACAAGAATATCGCTGCGGGCGTCGACGTCTACCGCCGCGACTATTCCAGCTTCAACTTCATCAATAACCGCCGCAACACTACGTATAAGCAGACCCAGACCGGCGGTCAGCTCCGCGCCGGCGTGCCGCTGGGCGAATATCTGTCGCTCGCGCTTCGCTACGGCCTGAACTACGACCAGATCACGCTCGATCGCGACACTTTCTTTACCGATCCCGACGGGCCGAACGGACCGCTGCCGCTGGCCTGCGACCCGTTGCTCGCCGGACGCTATCTCTGCGACGCGATCGGCAATCGCATCACCTCCTCGATCGGCTATTCGCTGCTGTACGACACGCTCGACAACCGCGTCCGTCCGACGCGCGGCGAGCGCGCCGTGCTGAGCCAGGATTTCGCGGGCCTGGGCGGCGAGACCAAATATCTGCGCACCCGTCTCAACGCCGCCAAATATTGGCCGATCACCGAAAGCGGCTTCATCTTCTCGGTGAGCGGTGAAGGCGGCCACATCGTCAGCTTCGAAGACAGCCGCGGGCCGGGCATCGACAAGGTGCGCCTGACCGACCGCTTCTTCCTCGGCGAGCCGGATCTGCGCGGCTTCGACATCCGCGGCGTCGGCCCGCGCGTCCAGCGCCGCCGTTTCGACGAGAATGGCGTGCCGATCCCGGGCCGCGACGGCCTGATCGCCGACGACGCGCTCGGCGGCCGCTATTATTACCGCGCACGCGCAGAACTGGAGCTGCCGCTGGGTGCGACCGGCAAGGAGCTTGGCCTCCGTCCGTCGATCTTTGCCGACATCGGTGCGCTGTGGGGCATCACCCGCCCGCTGCCGACCGCCAATTTCCCGGACGTCAACGGCGACGGCATCCTCGAAGATCTGGTCATCCCGATCCTCAATTCGGCCGGCCAGCTCCAGTGTCTGTTCCCGGACGGAACGGTCGAGGGCATCCCGAACATTCCGGGCATCGTTTGCGCCACCGGCAGCCGGCTCGTCGCCAACACCATTCCGGCGTTCGACGAGCAGTTTCTTGGCAATTCGCCCAGCCCGCGCCTGTCGATCGGCTTCGGCGTCAACTGGAACTCGCCGTTCGGTCCGTTCAGGATCGATATAGCCCGCGCGTTGCTTAAGCAGCCGGGGGACGACACCAAACTGTTCACCTTCAACGTAGGGACCGCTTTCTGA